From Gadus morhua chromosome 14, gadMor3.0, whole genome shotgun sequence:
ttctgctcctccttctctgccCGCTCCTCCAGAACTTTGGATGTGAACAGTGCTCCTGTGACAGCATTGACCTACAATATAAACATAGAAACAATATAAAATcaagaaatgtttttttgtagatgAGCAGAATACGTGTTTCAGCCAAAGAATAACATTTTTAAACCTCTCGCCAACTCTAGGCCCGATGTTAACAAAATCTCTTGAACTCCCCCGTAGCCCAAGAGAACGCCCCCATAGCATTCCTTTGGGAAGCAACCGTTAACCACATCACCGGTTAATGTAGTGTGACTGCAGCCTCATTGCCCAGCGCACACAGTTGTAGCTCATAATAACATTAATGACGACGATGTGTATTACCGAACGCTCACACCAAAAGATTCATGGGGCAAACGGGGCCGACAGTCATTCGTTTTCAATTGAGAGCTGCTGAAGAGAAGCAGCGGTCACCGTGGCAGCAGCGAGTTGGGGCCGTGCCTGTGGCCATTTGCGATCCATCAAATGCAAATTTGTGGCGTCTGCGCCGAAGCACCAACCAATATCGGGGCTTGATTTTGTTTTCTCCCGCGCTAGATTCTAGCAAACAGTGTGGAGAAACACTCTGTTCAGGTCCACCGTTCCCCGGTGCTATTATCAGTCTGTTGGCCCACCAGGacgcacacaagacacacaacacaaggggCATCTTCATATCGGCTGTTGTACTGTGTGCTGAAAGCAAAGAGCCAGGACAGATTCCTTGTGTAGAGACATACTAGGCCAACAATATAACTGTTGTTTGATTAGTAGATTAACTTCAACTTCATTCCAAGAAAATTGTTGAATTAATCATGCTTCACAGGCTGCCAAAAGCTTTACAACCAACCTAATATTGGGCAATTGATTTAATACGTCTTTACGTTTAATAAACGGATATGATATAAGAATGTTTCACAATTGTTTTTAGAAGGAACAATGTCATCTAACAATGACATAATGACAGatttacactcacacacctaaATATCGGAGATACCCGTGCTAAACGGTTATGGTTTAACACACTTGAATGGAAACATGAATGGGGTAAGGGATAGGGTTGAGGCCAGGGAAATGGGGTTAAGGGGTTGAAGTTAGGCTGAGGTTAGGGGTTAAAGGTTAGGTCACCTGTTCCAGGATCTTCTGCAGGTGTGTGGAGTGTCATGTTTAGGTTTAGGGGTTAAAGGTTAGGCCACCTGTTCCAGGATCTTCCGCAGGTGTGTGGAGTGTCATGGTAAGGGCTCAGGGGTTAAAGGTTAGGTCACCTGTTCAAGGATCTTCTGCAGGTGTGTGAAGGCTTCGAGAGAGGTGAGCTTCAGCTCAGAGATGAGCCGGTCCATCTTGTTGAGGACCAGGACGGGTCGGATGTTTTCCAGCCAGGCCTGCCGCAGCACCGCCTGGGTCTACAGAAACACGTCCAGCCAGATATTAACACTGGGATCAACCAATAATAATCAAAGTCATTATTGTTAACACACCAAACACCACTTCCGATAATTATAGGAGAACATAAATAGTGCTGATGTTTGTGTTTCGTCTGACGCTGCCACGTGATGACGTCAGATATTTGCATTTGTATTTACCGTGGTCATTTACTTTGCCTTGTTCCAATAATGTATTCCTCTTTTCTTACTTTAATATACGGTAGGGCTGTTAGATtattgaaaaaaatcataatcacgattatttttgtcaatattgaaatcacgattatccaaataattatttttgagtttgaaaacatgatctATTATTCAGCATGTCTTTACCAAAagacactttgtaactgagaacttcgAAATATCGCCTTAAAAAGTacacaaaatggtaaaaaataaatttttcaaatctaaaataatgtacacatATGTAACCACTGTTTCcagcactttctataaaacattaaaaaaaaaaaaaaaaaatgaaacttgataatattagttttgtgatcgtttgacactaatcgcgatcaaaatccgattaatcgcccagcgcTAATATATACGGTGGTTAGATTGTCATCTCCTAGCCAGAAGCGAGGTATCTATTGGGTTCCCCCCAGGGGATTTAGTGCTTAGTAGGACTGCCAACGACTtatgattttctttctttttaaggGCCACTTTTAAGCTGATAGTCAACTAACCCTCAAAGAAACAGAGTTAACATTGTTCTACCTTACAGATAATCCAAAACtgtaacaattattttttttacgatAATAAGCCATCTTTTTACAGAATTGACAAAGCAGTTTTTACAACTTATAACTGCAAACAACTTGTACATATAAACAAGCAATTGCATTGGAGCTTGACAGCTGACCAAACAAATGAATTGAATAAAACATGCGTTTGTGTCCAGTGCGTCTGGATGTTTGGAGCTCCATCCGGGGGTGCGGTTATTCCTAATAGTGGTGTCCGGGAGGGTTAACCAAGCCTCTTCAGATTGACTAATGGTTAGTCGACCATTAGAGTAGCTCTATTGTTTACCTGTCAAAGTTCATCAGTGTGAGCATGTATACCCTTTATAAACTTTAACTGACCTGACTCCATTCCATAATAACTAAGTAGGTAAAGGTAATCTGTGAATTGTTTGCTGTTTGACGGCCCACGGCAGCAACTCCTACCTGTGGACAGACTCCCTCCACTGCATCCACGATGACGATGGCTCCATCACACAGACGCACGGCAGTGGACACCTCCGAGGAGAAGTCCACATGACCGGGTGAGTCGATTAGGTTCAACAAGTACTCCTTCTCGCCTGGTgagagcatgcacacacaacagcagATAATGGGAAAACATTCAAAATAGTACGTTTCAAATTCTAAGCTACCAATATTTACATGTTGGATCTCTAAAAAGTTCACAATGATGAGACACAATCTTTTTACAGTAGATAGTAGTTTAGTTTTATTTCATCATTACTTTATAATTCCTTTGTGGTTTGAATGTGCAGATAAAATAAAGTCCTCTACCAATAGCATTAGTCACAGGCATACCATGGTGCATACTCACCAAACGCATAGTGCAGAGATATGGCACTGGATTTCATGGTTATTCCTCTGAGCTGTTCATCTTCCCTGCTGTCTAGGTACCTCAACtgtaaacacaaaaacaactttAGGAGCAATAGAAATAGACAGATAGCCAGACAGAGACAAAAATAGCAGAAGAGGAacatgttttttgggggggttatAATGAGTTTGCTATTTAAGAAATTCTAACAATAAGTGCCATTTAGAACATACCTTCCCAGCAAGGCGACTTGATATAATGCCGTTGCTGGCCACCAAGCAATCAGCTAGGGTGGTTTTACCTGTAGATATTCAACACGTTTTTAGGTGTTCAATAGGTTTTATTAAGGTGACAGTTACATAAAATTCACTACAAAATAACGTTACAACTTTCCATTCCTATAGTCACACATTAGACAGTATACTCACCATGGTCAACATGTGCCAGAATACAGAGGTTTCTGATGTTAGCAGGATTTTTCTGTAGGGCAATGATCTTGTCGAGGCCTTTGTGGCCCATGATTACATACCTAAACAGATCATTTATCATGTCAAAAACAATAATGTCATTACTTGGATAGTGTAAATGTACCTGTTTTTCGACTTGCAATAGGCTGAATAGAAAACTTATGCAAATTCTACGGTTGTCTTAATTCAAACAACGTGTATTCCGATACTAAATACGtccaataataatagtaatacaaCAGAGAGTTGCCTTGTGTGTACATTTTGACAGGTAACCTACGCAGAGGCTACAGATAACACTAGCTTAGCTCGCTAAAGAGCACCACTTCATGAATAACATGCTACTGTACCAACCAAAACGTATCTCCACACATACGTTTTCAAGTACCCAAACAAAACGTATAGACAAACTCTCTCATGTCATCAGAATAAACACATTCTATTGGCAAACATGTGGACAAGTTTCGACTCACGTTGCTTCCCCGGAAGTTCAGTACACAGTGCTCGACCCTCAAACTACGCCCCTTGGCTGATGCGTCATGACGTTACGTCGGGATCAGGACGCTAGCCGGTTGCTAGGACACCAGCTGCCTCCAAGGCAACGGAATTGTTGAGCACAAGTTCACGGGCTGTTGGGGAAAATGaagaagtgtgtttgtgagctctGTAACTGTGGGTATGTACTtctattatatatacatacataatacTCTGTAGTTGACTGTGATGACACACTCCCATGTAGTTAAAAGGTCAATGTCACTTTCTGAAGGTAAGCCGGTGTGTCAATAATTGTTGCCATTCAAACGTAAACTCCCCAAAGCCAAGTTAACCTGAAGGGACTTTTATTAGGATTTAGTAAGAAATAATTGTAAATATAGAAAAATATGTATAATTGAATTAGTCTGTCTTTGCTGCATTTGGCCTCAACCTGGCCAGAGTAGATACCCTCCTACTTAATGTTACATGACAACCATCCTCTTGCCAGTCAAATATAAACCCATAGGCATAATGGCTTAATTGACTTTTCTATGCTCCCCTGTAGACGGCACCGTTGCCCACACAAGCCCACATCTCTCTATGGCAAAGGGAACACAACAACATGTGATCTGACAGAGTACTCGGAGCGGTTCCCAGTGTACACGGGTCTGTACAACCCTCCCAACAGCATGAAACCCAAGCCAGAGATAGACACAGATAAGAAGAGAATGGACGGCACTACGACGTTCAAGTAAGTGTTAGGTCAGGTCTGCTATTAGCAGAAGCCCTGGTCTTGGCCTGAGATTGTGAAACCTGAGACCTGAGTTCACCTGTAATATATTGTCCTGCTTCCTTTCACCCGtcaagggctctctctctctctctctctctctctctctctctctcgctcgctcgctcgctcgctcgctctctctctctctctctctctctctctctctctctctctctctctctctctctctctctctctctctctctctctctctctctctctctctctctctctctctctctctcgctcgccttCATTGcatcaaatataaatattatataaataataaataaataataaataatagacCAAAGACAATTGAGGTAACAAGACTTTAAGTAAACTAACATTAATGCTAGGGGCTCGAATCAAACTTCATTAATATTCCACTGGATACATTCTTTCAACAGGAAgccatgtttgtgtgagtcctcactgttctctctgtctctctgttaaaACAAAGGACAGACTTCATTGCCCATGAGGTCACGCGTCGACAGGGACGCCAGCCTGCTGAGTACAGGCCTAACCCAGAGAAGATTGACCTTGGAACCACCTACAACAAGGACTTCAACCCCTACGAGTTCTCACAGCCCTCTTTCGCCGTCAGGCCCAAAGACATGACTCACAGCATGGACAAACATAAGATGGTGACCATCCCGAGCTACAAAGGTGTGTTTTTAATTTTCCCCATTACATGTCAGAGTGAATGCCCTGAAATGTAAAAAGGAATTGCATTTTTCACTGTTAAATTGGAATGGTATAACTATAAGCAGTATTCAATATACAGGTTTGCTTTCATTCGGTCTATCCTTGACTTCTACTGTGTCATATTGTATTCCGAAAAGCAGTTAAAACTTCAAAGTTGTCAGACAACTGATTCAAACCGATTCACTTAAACCTATAACCTCTCCTCAGACGACTTCAAACAGTGGGAGATCCACAGGCAGCCGCTAATCAAGCCCAAATATAGTTACCGACCTCCCACCTGCAAGTTCGGCGGTCCCACCACCTTCCAGGACGACTTCATCCACGGGGGGGCCATGGCCCAGCGAGCGAGCTTCAAGCCCCCCAACGTGGTGCCGAGCACCAGCATCCCCATGGAGAGTTTCACCTCCAACCGCCACGCGTTCGTCTCCCACGTGCTGGAGCCCCGCTGGCAGCGGCCCCCGGAGACGTACAAGCCCAGCGGTCAGCCCCTAGAGAGCCTCACCACCAACCGCCATGACTTCCAGGGTCTGGCCGGGGGGGTCCCCGCGAGCTGCAAGCCCAAGACCAACGAGGTACGGCGGTGCCAAATTACATCTGACTGCGGTTGCTCCAGAGATGGATCTCTGGATGGAAAGGGAGCGGAAGTGTACTTGGTGATAACAATGTTtgcagtagtagtatagtatacTCATACTAATGGTAGTATGAGAGGTACTAGGTTGTGGATGGATACAGGTATTATATTTGAAATTGGTTACGCCTAGATATTAAGGCTAGATGGTTAAGCTTTGGTATGTTGGGTAGAAATTATAGAATCTGGTATTAGGTGGTGTTTAATCTACAAATCTCTGAGGAGCTACACAACATTCTTATGACATGTGGGTTGACCAGTGGCAAAACAAACACTCGTCCTTTTTCTTGGCAATTTTGTTTAGAA
This genomic window contains:
- the saxo2 gene encoding stabilizer of axonemal microtubules 2, coding for MKKCVCELCNCGRHRCPHKPTSLYGKGNTTTCDLTEYSERFPVYTGLYNPPNSMKPKPEIDTDKKRMDGTTTFKTDFIAHEVTRRQGRQPAEYRPNPEKIDLGTTYNKDFNPYEFSQPSFAVRPKDMTHSMDKHKMVTIPSYKDDFKQWEIHRQPLIKPKYSYRPPTCKFGGPTTFQDDFIHGGAMAQRASFKPPNVVPSTSIPMESFTSNRHAFVSHVLEPRWQRPPETYKPSGQPLESLTTNRHDFQGLAGGVPASCKPKTNEYSCMAASSLPIQGSTENKEQFKSWPISLPHFHKKEMYVGPTEHMDMGTTMANAYVKHQIQPFIFAKAQPTAKMSSAPLENRTTMREDFPSWGVHTRQPIVRNDEMYKSRGKIEDLTTFRAHFTAHELTPNKNFKPPNQPPRSDAPMEDSTMYRSEFTPKRITVCPASFELPPGYMFEDSDDRGHKYFSKMSPKGNSLQLPPDNALAPMQSAVAVG